The following DNA comes from Pseudomonadota bacterium.
GTCTTCGCATAAGGTATCTTTTATGCCGGCAAGAAAGGCAGTGAGGGCTTGCCGATATGCCGGGCGGCAGGCTTTGCAACCCAGGGAGTTTATTTCCAGGCTGGCCGTAAGACCGCATTCATCAAGCAGCGTCCAGGCCATTGCCATGACTTCGGCATCAAGTTTCGGATTATGGGTGCCGATAACCTCAACGCTCATCTGATGAAACTGGCGGAGGCGGCCTTTCTGGGGATTTTCATGCCTGAACATCGGGCCGATGGTGAAAAGGCGTTGCACCGGCTGGCGAGTATGCAGCGCATTCTCAATGAATGCCCGCAGGACCGGCGCCGTGCCTTCCGGGCGCATGGTGATGGATTCACCGTTTCGGTCAATGAGCGTATACATCTCTTTTTCGACGATGTCGGTGGCTTCGCCGATGGAACGGGCAAAAAGCTCGGTTTTTTCGAGGATCGGAACTTTTATCTCGGAAAAACCGAATCGTTGGAAGATGTTACGCGCCTTGGCTTCCAGCCATTGCCATGACTCCGATTCCCCCGGTAATATGTCTTTAAATCCTTTTAATGCCTGAAGTTCCACAATTATTCTCGTTTAGTTCGAAAAGCTCTTTCTTGAAAATTGTCGGTCTGCAAAAAACCGCGCGACCGACGCGTATTCTGTCTGTAACCGATTGATATTATCAGTGGCGATAATTCAGATATTCACTTTTTCATGATACCATGAACGTTGCCTGTATTCCTGAAAGTCCCGATCTGTTCGCTCAGGGTCGAAGCTGACAAATATACGGAAGCATTTCTTGCTGGAATATCGTTACTATCCGGACCTTGAAAAAGCCTGAAACTCTATCGCAATCAACATGAAAAGTCAAGGAAACCCGGGGGTTGGTCGCAATAAAACCCCTGAAGCCGTGCGATGGCCTTATCGCAGATTCTGGTGGTCGACTTTGATGCAGCGATCCATAATCACTGTGAGGCCTGCAGCTGTTGCTTTTTTGGCCGCCTCGTCATTGATAATTCCAAGTTGCATCCAGATGACTTTTGCGCCTATGGCAATTGCCTCATCCACCACGGCAGGGACATCTTCAGGTTTTCTGAAAATATCGACAAGATCAACAGATTCAGGAATCGACAGGAGGTCGGGGTAGCAAGTTCTGCCAAGGATTTCATTCTGGCCGGGATTGACGGGGATCACCTCATAGCCGGCCCGGATAAGATAATCGGCAACCTGATTGCTTGGCCGGGTGATTTTTGGTGAAAGCCCGACAACGGCTATTGTCTTATACTTTTTCAGGATTGATCTGATTTCAATCGCCGGTTTTATAATCATATTATAACCTCATGGGAGGGATAATCGGCTCGGGAAAACAAAGGGTTAAAATAGCAGAATTACACAGGGAAGACTAAAGTTTTTTTCGCCAAACCAGATTATCATTGCCTCTTTATGAAAGCCTTTTTATGTTAGAGTGAGTTTTAGTTGTCCGGTTTAACCTGGTGCGCATAAGAACGGATATAGCCGAAGCACCTGAGCCGGAAGAATTTCATGAAACAGTTGAAAATTCTTGAGATCCACAAAATTTAATAACGCGAGAAAGAGATAAAAGGTGCGTCATGTGTCAGATGAGTGTTTTGCTTGAACAGGGCGGCGATCTGGAAACAGTCATGGAGAGTGCCACCAGGCTTGAGGCGACTCCTGATGGAATAACCGTCAGCGCCCTGTTTGAAGAGCCCAGAATTGTCAAAGGCGCAATGGTGAAATCCATTGATTTCCTGGCTGGAAAAGTTGTTCTGGTCATGATTTCGGAAAAAACAGGTGAATGATGAGTATTTCAGATTTGGAAAAATTACGTATTCTGCTTCCGCACTGGATAGAACATAACCACAGCCATGCGGCTGAGTTTGGCAAATGGTCGGAAGTGGCAGAAAAGGATGGTCTGCCGGAGGTTGCCCAACTCATTAATCAGGCGGTGTCCAATCTCAAAGAAGCCGGAGCGGCACTGACCGAGGCCCTTGACAGGATCGGCGGTCCGGTGTCCGGTGACGGGCATCACCATCACCACTGATTCAGGAAGCCGGGTTTATTAGTCCCAAGTAAAGGTTAAAACCTCCGTCTTCAGACGGTCAGCTTTGAGCATGTATTTATAATATGAGTAACAGGCACAGAGTAAAAGGGAATAAAGAAAAACAATATGAAGAAGTAACGGTGTTCAATGACTGTCGATCTGGTTGGTCTTGTATTTTTATACTTTGTGCCTTCTGCCTTTGTGCCTCACGCTATCGACTTCAGGCGATAGTCGTTGACTTGCTGCCGACACTGTGAATAAATGAAGCTTTTTCAGGACTTTCGGAACAGGCTTCAGCGCAGATCAGCCAATACCAGGACGGGGTTTTTCGGATTTTTTCGTTGAGTTGCCGGGATATCCGGTGGGAGTCCTCCTCCAGATTGAAAAAATGCGAATCAATTCCGAAAAAGCCGTCCAATAGATGCGCGACTATATGGAGGGTCTTACTCTGAAAGCCTTCCGGCAGACTGACGAAGTCCCTCAGGGAATGCAGCCCTGAACCTTCTAAGTCGTTTATCAATTCCTGCAGCACGCGTTGATTTTCATCAATGTTCTTTTCTGTATTTGCCCAGAATAACGGATTTTCAGACACAAGGCTTTTTTCACGGATAACCGTTACCGAGTCGTAATGCACCAGCAGGGTGCGTTGGAAAAAGCGCAAGACTCTGTTTCGGCATGATTCGAAATCAGGTCCGGCCACAAGAAAATAATGGGTATTATTCAGTTTCAACATGGTTCACTCCAAGCAAAAAAAAGAGGCTTTGTGAATAATCCAGGTTAGAAGATTGGCAGGTCGTTAATTTCCATAAAGCTTTTCACATGGAAAGCAGCTGGCAGATCGGCGTTCTTAAAGGCAATGAGCCGCATGCCGATACTTGCCGCATGGTCCCGGTCAACCATTGAATCCCCCACATAAATCGCTTCGTCAACCGTCAGGTTGAATTTGCCGAGAATGGCGATGAGCGCCTCGGGATGGGGTTTAGGGTTTTTCACATCCAGGGCGGTTACCACCATATCAAAATAGGGGGTCAGTCCGTTCATGGCCATAACCGAAGACATGGTTGTTGTCCTGTTGGTGCTGATGGCGGTTTTATATTTTTTGCGGATCTGCGTCAGAAAGTCGATGAGGTCCGGTTCCATGATCATATACTTGAGGAAACGCATGTAGTTCAGGCTCTCCCGGTATTTCTCGGCAGCAGCAAGCGACTCAGGATAATCTCTGAAGATGTGCCTTGTGGAATCCATGGCATGGTGCATGTGGACATACTCCAGCTCTTCCGGAGTCATCGGCGGATGGCCGAACTTTTCAAGGAGATGATTGTAATAGAAGCGGTTGGCCTCTTTGGAATCGAACAGGACGCCGTCGCAGTCGAAGATAATTATTTTTAATGGTGACATGGAGTTTGCTTTGATGTTGGCCGGATATCCGGCTATCATGTTATATTGACCGGGTTAAATATCTCAAGGCTTTCTTCTTACTGGAAGAGTTGCGGTTGTGTCAAGCCGGGAAAAGGCCGCGTCTTATAGTTTCCAAACGCGCGCTGCCGTCAGATCAACAGACAACAGGTGATTGCTAATAATGAAAACAACGGATTTTCTGGTCCTGGGTAGCGGCATTTCCGGCTTGTCTTTTGCGCTGAAAGCGGCAACTCTCGGCACTGTAACAATTATCACCAAGAAGGCCAGGGTTGATACGGCAACCAATCTAGCCCAGGGCGGCATAGCTGCGGTATTGTCCACGGATGACTCTTTTGACCTCCATATCCAGGATACATTGAAGTCGGGAGCCGGGCTTTGCAATGAGGAAGTGGTGAGGCTGGTTGTGGAGAACGGCCCGGAAAGAATCAGTGAACTCGTTGACCTCGGGATTCATTTCAGCAGCGACGAAAAGGACCCTTCACGCCTTGATCTTGGCCGCGAGGGCGGACATTCAGCTCGAAGAATCGCTCACGCCCACGATCTCACCGGCCGTGAAATCGAGAAAGGCCTGCTTGAGGCCGTGGCCCGGAATCCCAGGATAACTGTTCTTGAAAATGAAATTGCCATAGATTTATTAATTGCCTCAAAAGCCGGCCTTGACTGGGGCGTGCCTTTTTCAGACAGGTGCCTTGGCGCCTATGTACTTGGTAAAGACGGCAATATAACCACCTGGCTCGCCAAAGTAACCGTCCTCTGCACCGGAGGTGCCGGCAAGGTATACCTTTACACCACCAACCCGGACATCGCCACCGGCGACGGCATCGCCATGGCCTATCGTGCCGGAGCCAGGGTTGGAAACCTTGAATTTGTACAGTTTCACCCAACCTGTCTCTATCATCCGCGTGCAAAGAATTTTCTAATTTCCGAGGCGGTTCGGGGCGAAGGTGGCGTGCTTATTGATGACCGCGGCAACGCCTTCATGAAAAAATATGATCCGCGGGGCGATCTTGCAACCAGGGACATGGTAGCCCGGGCCATTGACACCGAGATGAAGGCCAGCGGCGATGATTGCGTTTTTCTTGATATGACCCATAAGCCCGCGGAGTTTATCAGGCATCGTTTCCCAAATATATATCAGACCTGTCTTTCCTTTGGAATTGATATGACCAGGGAGC
Coding sequences within:
- a CDS encoding CoA-binding protein: MIIKPAIEIRSILKKYKTIAVVGLSPKITRPSNQVADYLIRAGYEVIPVNPGQNEILGRTCYPDLLSIPESVDLVDIFRKPEDVPAVVDEAIAIGAKVIWMQLGIINDEAAKKATAAGLTVIMDRCIKVDHQNLR
- a CDS encoding CooT family nickel-binding protein; this encodes MCQMSVLLEQGGDLETVMESATRLEATPDGITVSALFEEPRIVKGAMVKSIDFLAGKVVLVMISEKTGE
- a CDS encoding HAD family hydrolase, which translates into the protein MSPLKIIIFDCDGVLFDSKEANRFYYNHLLEKFGHPPMTPEELEYVHMHHAMDSTRHIFRDYPESLAAAEKYRESLNYMRFLKYMIMEPDLIDFLTQIRKKYKTAISTNRTTTMSSVMAMNGLTPYFDMVVTALDVKNPKPHPEALIAILGKFNLTVDEAIYVGDSMVDRDHAASIGMRLIAFKNADLPAAFHVKSFMEINDLPIF
- the nadB gene encoding L-aspartate oxidase; the protein is MMKTTDFLVLGSGISGLSFALKAATLGTVTIITKKARVDTATNLAQGGIAAVLSTDDSFDLHIQDTLKSGAGLCNEEVVRLVVENGPERISELVDLGIHFSSDEKDPSRLDLGREGGHSARRIAHAHDLTGREIEKGLLEAVARNPRITVLENEIAIDLLIASKAGLDWGVPFSDRCLGAYVLGKDGNITTWLAKVTVLCTGGAGKVYLYTTNPDIATGDGIAMAYRAGARVGNLEFVQFHPTCLYHPRAKNFLISEAVRGEGGVLIDDRGNAFMKKYDPRGDLATRDMVARAIDTEMKASGDDCVFLDMTHKPAEFIRHRFPNIYQTCLSFGIDMTREPIPVVPAAHYMCGGVVTDTMGRTNLQNLFAFGETACTGLHGGNRLASNSLLEAVVFAHQAYLQCAKDWPEIGGHDFPQVPSWKPGSAERIEECILITHNWDQIRRLMWNYVGIVRTERRLALVKNRLAPILKDIDQHYREYLLTPDLVELRNIALVAELIVKSAILRKESRGLHYLADFPEPDDLNWKKDSILSID